Proteins co-encoded in one Bubalus bubalis isolate 160015118507 breed Murrah chromosome 7, NDDB_SH_1, whole genome shotgun sequence genomic window:
- the UBE2K gene encoding ubiquitin-conjugating enzyme E2 K isoform X3, whose protein sequence is MTLRTVLLSLQALLAAAEPDDPQDAVVANQYKQNPEMFKQTARLWAHVYAGAPVSSPEYTKKIENLCAMGFDRNAVIVALSSKSWDVETATELLLSN, encoded by the exons ATGACTCTGCGCACAGTATTGTTGTCATTACAAGCTCTGCTGGCAGCTGCAGAACCGGATGATCCACAAGATGCAGTAGTAGCAAATCAG TACAAACAAAATCCTGAAATGTTCAAACAGACAGCTCGACTTTGGGCACATGTGTATGCTGGAGCACCAGTTTCTAGTCCAGAGTacaccaaaaaaatagaaaacctatGTGCTATGGGCTTTGATAGG AATGCGGTAATAGTGGCCTTGTCTTCAAAATCATGGGATGTAGAGACTGCAACAGAATTGCTTCTGAGTAACTGA